The following are encoded together in the Ictalurus punctatus breed USDA103 chromosome 1, Coco_2.0, whole genome shotgun sequence genome:
- the gpatch4 gene encoding G patch domain-containing protein 4: MSQTAEEKSRGLKFAEQQLLRHGWEQGKGLGRAENGISEAIRVKVKCDRGGIGHKEGEQFTFHWWDHVFNKASASLAVESDQNEVVVKKMEEEEDGMISNKKPRKAMMNKSMLYGCFVKSATLLSGQEQPEQTSSDSEDSSSDDEEKLDLSSTKNLSDAELMKACGGRTAHKGARHGLTMSAKLARLEQQEQEFMAKYGKNKQRDKTISLSEAAPAELSSALDQGRTEKTEQKKAKKKKQHSDEPKENGVQDNTAASWAHNEEISKKRKKRSKDKADLESEDITDIFVDTDTKKKKKKSKLFLEEESTEIVQEGEVAETAEHQQTDESISKKKKRKKKKHSVKSSALEEGRSKNIVLANEESEETTESHEHEQQEEGTAALHSTPDVYKKKKKKSSKASKVK, from the exons ATGTCACAAACAGCAGAGGAAAAGAGCCGCGGACTGAAATTTGCTGAGCAACAGCTTCTCCGTCACGGCTGGGAGCAAG GTAAAGGTCTAGGAAGGGCTGAGAACGGCATCTCTGAAGCAATCAGAGTTAAAGTGAAATGTGACAGAGGAGGG ATTGGCCATAAAGAAGGTGAGCAGTTCACATTTCACTGGTGGGATCATGTGTTTAACAAGGCATCTGCAAGTTTGGCTGTGGAGTCAGACCAG AATGAGGTGGTGGTGAAGaaaatggaggaagaagaagatggaATGATTTCTAACAAGAAGCCACGAAAGGCCATGATGAACAAGTCTATGCTCTATGGATGCTTTGTCAAG TCTGCTACTCTCCTCTCAGGGCAGGAACAGCCTGAACAAACCTCATCTGACTCGGAGGACAGTAGCTCTGACGACGAAGAGAAGCTAGATCTTTCCAGCACCAAGAA TTTATCTGATGCCGAACTGATGAAAGCATGTGGAGGACGCACTGCACATAA AGGTGCCAGACATGGTCTTACGATGAGTGCCAAACTAGCCAGACTGGAGCAACAAGAGCAGGAATTCATGGCAAAATATGGCAAGAATAAGCAGAGGGACAAAACCATATCTCTGAGTGAAGCGGCACCCGCTGAGCTTAGTTCTGCATTAGACCAGGGGAGGACAGAGAAGACCGAACAGAAGAAAGCCAAGAAAAAGAAGCAGCATTCAGATGAGCCCAAAGAGAATGGTGTCCAAGACAATACTGCGGCTTCATGGGCGCACAATGAGGAGATATCAAAAAAGCGAAAGAAACGCTCAAAAGACAAAGCAGATTTAGAATCGGAAGATATAACTGATATTTTTGTGGACACTgacacaaagaaaaagaaaaaaaagtctaaactgTTTTTGGAAGAGGAAAGTACAGAGATAGTGCAGGAAGGCGAAGTGGCAGAGACTGCTGAACATCAGCAGACAGATGAAAGCATctccaagaagaagaagaggaaaaagaagaaacactCTGTAAAGAGCAGTGCTCTGGAGGAAGGACGGAGTAAGAACATTGTGCTGGCCAATGAAGAGTCTGAAGAAACTACAGAGAGTCATGAACATGAGCAACAGGAAGAGGGCACTGCTGCACTTCACTCAACACCTGATGTctacaagaagaagaaaaagaagtccTCCAAGGCCAGTAAAGTCAAGTAA